One Acidobacteriota bacterium genomic window carries:
- a CDS encoding MoxR family ATPase has product MAQQTPQPLGADEARALVARVAESRTRVLHELRKVVVGQEASVDLVLAALFAGGHCLLTGVPGLAKTLLVRTLAQILDLGFRRIQFTPDLMPSDITGTEVLDETDGIRALRFVPGPVFTQLLLADEINRTPPKTQAALLEAMQEGRVTAAGRSYALDPPFFVLATQNPIELEGTYPLPEAQLDRFLFNIVMTYLPEDDEVKVVTQTTGVAHQTPQRVLSRDDILQIQQLVRHVVVAEDVARYAVRWSAATRPTEPGVPDFVKKYVKWGAGLRASQALVLGAKARALTLGRAFITPDDIRTLAAPVFRHRVLINFQAESEGLTTDAIVARLLERVSPPTSGLA; this is encoded by the coding sequence ATTGCGCAGCAGACGCCACAGCCGCTCGGGGCCGACGAGGCACGGGCGCTCGTGGCCCGCGTGGCCGAGAGTCGTACCCGCGTGCTCCACGAACTGCGCAAGGTCGTGGTCGGGCAGGAGGCGTCGGTCGACCTCGTGCTCGCGGCGTTGTTTGCCGGCGGGCACTGTCTGCTCACGGGCGTGCCCGGGCTTGCCAAGACGCTGCTCGTGCGCACGCTCGCGCAGATCCTCGATCTCGGCTTCAGGCGCATCCAGTTCACGCCCGACCTCATGCCGTCGGACATCACGGGCACCGAGGTCCTCGACGAAACCGACGGCATCCGCGCGCTGCGCTTCGTGCCGGGTCCCGTCTTCACGCAACTCCTGCTCGCCGACGAAATCAATCGCACGCCACCCAAGACCCAGGCGGCGCTGCTCGAAGCCATGCAGGAGGGGCGCGTCACGGCCGCCGGCCGGAGCTACGCGCTCGATCCGCCGTTCTTCGTGCTCGCCACGCAGAACCCGATCGAACTCGAAGGCACCTACCCCCTGCCCGAAGCGCAACTCGATCGCTTCCTCTTCAATATCGTCATGACGTATCTGCCCGAAGACGATGAGGTGAAGGTGGTGACGCAGACCACGGGTGTGGCGCACCAGACGCCGCAGCGCGTGCTCTCGCGCGACGACATCCTGCAGATCCAGCAGCTCGTGCGACACGTGGTCGTGGCGGAGGACGTGGCGCGTTACGCGGTGCGGTGGTCGGCCGCCACGCGTCCCACCGAGCCCGGCGTGCCAGACTTCGTGAAGAAGTACGTGAAATGGGGCGCCGGCCTTCGCGCCTCGCAGGCGCTCGTGCTCGGCGCCAAGGCGCGCGCGCTCACGCTCGGCCGCGCGTTCATCACGCCCGACGACATCCGCACGCTGGCGGCACCCGTCTTCCGCCATCGCGTCCTCATCAACTTCCAGGCCGAGTCCGAAGGGCTGACCACCGACGCCATCGTCGCGCGGCTGCTCGAACGCGTCTCGCCACCGACGAGCGGGCTCGCCTGA
- a CDS encoding BatA and WFA domain-containing protein, with translation MGLLAPIFLVGLAAIAVPVVLHLFRREVAPQVPFTAVRFLQKRTIEQQERRRIQDPWLLLLRAAALALLALAFARPFLRAQTPAPPPVVIAVDVSYSMDAPGRMAAARAAAMQALDRIDADTPVALVTFADRATVVTEPTTDHGAVRVQIAATDATAGATRYAGALEAARGLMDGRPGRVVVVTDMQARGWLRGTTSLPDTVGLEVIGVGARVDNVLVREVTVARDRARVVVSNAGQSPATVPVSFGRPDDGSTTRAATQSVTLDGGVSRELAFEGPFAPGPYVARVAHDEGFAADNQRYAVLQDSGATSIRILIGDDVERARALFVERAFTALHATPDTTYAVRVMAGAPALAPEALRDADLVFWLSATGIDRRVVGSLEALVRDGGRLVVACGPGLDPRVADVVTRPFGITLAGDVTTRTMPPGVSVQDPRHPLFAALGEARAELARTTVSAACDMRTQGAAVPLSRFSDGSIAMADVRVGAGHLIVFASDLGRQWNNLPVQAAFVPLIGELSRYMLGEGAGTQMTVAAVADPRHQRPGVWPAGPRGQDAAVNVDVSESDQAVITAEEFEQTLARTAADEVRVARIEAVRLEQEQRWWRYGLLLLVLALVAESVLARRPRSAVEVPS, from the coding sequence GTGGGCCTGCTCGCGCCGATCTTCCTCGTGGGGCTCGCGGCCATCGCCGTGCCCGTCGTGCTGCACCTCTTCAGGCGCGAAGTCGCGCCGCAGGTGCCGTTCACGGCCGTGCGCTTCCTGCAGAAGCGCACCATCGAGCAGCAGGAACGCCGGCGCATCCAGGATCCGTGGCTGCTGCTGTTGCGCGCCGCGGCGCTCGCGCTGCTGGCACTCGCGTTCGCGCGTCCGTTCCTGCGCGCGCAGACGCCTGCCCCGCCTCCTGTCGTCATCGCGGTCGACGTGTCGTACAGCATGGACGCGCCGGGCCGGATGGCCGCGGCACGTGCGGCGGCCATGCAGGCCCTCGATCGCATCGACGCCGACACGCCTGTGGCGCTCGTCACGTTTGCCGATCGCGCAACGGTGGTGACCGAGCCGACGACCGATCATGGCGCCGTGCGCGTGCAGATTGCCGCCACCGACGCCACGGCTGGCGCCACACGCTATGCCGGCGCGCTCGAAGCCGCGCGCGGCCTGATGGACGGCAGGCCGGGACGCGTGGTCGTGGTCACCGACATGCAGGCCCGCGGCTGGCTGCGCGGCACGACCAGTCTTCCTGACACCGTTGGTCTCGAGGTGATCGGCGTCGGCGCACGCGTGGACAACGTGCTCGTGCGCGAGGTGACTGTCGCGCGCGACCGGGCGCGCGTGGTGGTGAGCAACGCGGGGCAGTCGCCCGCCACGGTGCCCGTCTCGTTCGGACGCCCTGACGACGGCTCGACAACGCGTGCGGCGACGCAGTCGGTGACGCTGGATGGCGGTGTGAGTCGTGAGCTCGCCTTCGAGGGGCCGTTCGCGCCGGGGCCGTACGTCGCGCGCGTGGCACATGACGAGGGCTTCGCGGCCGACAACCAACGATACGCCGTCCTGCAGGACAGCGGCGCGACGTCGATCCGCATCCTGATCGGCGACGACGTGGAGCGTGCCCGCGCGCTGTTCGTCGAACGTGCGTTCACGGCACTCCATGCGACGCCGGATACGACATACGCCGTGCGCGTGATGGCGGGCGCGCCTGCACTGGCGCCGGAGGCCCTGCGTGACGCCGACCTCGTGTTCTGGCTGTCTGCGACGGGCATCGACAGGCGCGTCGTCGGATCGCTCGAAGCGTTGGTCCGTGATGGCGGCAGGCTCGTCGTGGCGTGCGGGCCCGGTCTCGATCCGCGCGTGGCCGATGTGGTCACGCGTCCGTTCGGGATCACGCTTGCCGGCGACGTGACGACGAGGACGATGCCACCCGGTGTGTCGGTGCAGGACCCGAGACATCCGTTGTTCGCGGCGTTGGGCGAGGCGCGTGCCGAGCTCGCGCGCACCACCGTGTCGGCAGCCTGCGACATGCGGACGCAGGGCGCGGCCGTGCCACTCAGCCGCTTCAGCGACGGCAGCATCGCGATGGCGGACGTGAGAGTCGGCGCCGGCCACCTGATCGTGTTTGCGAGCGACCTCGGACGGCAGTGGAACAACCTGCCCGTGCAGGCAGCGTTCGTGCCGCTCATCGGCGAACTGTCGCGATACATGCTCGGCGAGGGTGCCGGCACGCAGATGACAGTGGCGGCTGTCGCCGATCCGCGCCACCAGCGACCGGGCGTGTGGCCGGCCGGGCCGCGTGGGCAGGACGCCGCCGTCAACGTGGACGTATCCGAATCCGATCAGGCGGTCATCACGGCGGAAGAGTTCGAGCAGACATTGGCGCGAACAGCTGCCGACGAGGTGCGCGTGGCGCGCATCGAGGCCGTGCGGCTGGAACAGGAGCAGCGGTGGTGGCGGTATGGCCTGCTGCTGCTCGTGCTGGCGCTCGTGGCCGAGAGCGTACTCGCGCGTCGCCCGCGATCCGCAGTGGAGGTGCCCTCGTGA
- a CDS encoding DUF4175 family protein, producing MTPVLDPVRHSLDGLSRAWWRVRWTRVMARTVGLVAGLLLAWALVDRWRPLGRWPLLVSGAAVALTVGAATWWLGRRAAAHPSIERMARLVEEQCPELDATLRSALDPAVERSPLGTIVQADAAEALARLDDSRIVDPDDRRQAWLWAGVALAAVLVAGGLATPTAVRAARTARFVVAPPALTLRVTPGDKRVVKGTPLAITAAIEGAPAGIDVAVPRLVVEDAEANGAGAFVRQADGTYAVQLPSVDRSFSYRVTSGGLRSSTYRVDALDRPAIEGIDLAYVYPSFSGLKPRVETDTGDVYAPAGSTVTVTVRASKPLASAELRATDEEGARVLPLTVDARQGQVSFTVARDGAYRVALTDTDDVRNGEDTEYFVRVMDDRPPDVRIIRPAGDRGATRLEEVTLEARAEDDYGVQSLDLVYAVRGGVEKVVRLGGNGESTAVSGRHTIYLEDLDVEPGDFVSYYARARDVGRGKRSTEARSDIFFLEIKPTAQEFTAAQSSAMAGGGGAGGMDDLVAAQKDVVAATWKLERRSSGGRSAADIRAVARAQAEVRDRVVQQAAATGIPTPQSPRRRRGIEPEAADAAPVPLQAASAAMTRAVTQLEKLDTRSAIAHEMDALNELLKAEAEIRRRQLARQQGGQGGGGGRSGNDDLSALFDQELMRQQSNYAQQSSVESRQEATRGESALDKIRDLARRQDDLAREQQRLARERSQLTAEEARRRLERLTREQQRLQQEAQQLAQQLQNGQQASQQSSSPSSEDGQQQSGQQSGQQSAQQAGSSQGQQASRGGQPGGASAASRDRMREAAEQMREAASQLQQESPEEAAARGSRSAQALRDAERALQAGTPGERQRAAGDVQLEARELAEAQRQLATQAGSLGEGQSGAATNERRRQLAGEQGRLADRVASLERQVRELARGADPVRDPLGQAARELQRGRTAEQTQDAARQLREGGTPRGTDIARQQRDAARVLDRVSSLAGQASGRASDQTRALSERLADTRDLRDRLRALEERIASLAEQAEREAGGGDGRARSAGPAGDASKADISKAGGRSPTPGGDDGSPTDGDGRARRAGPAGEGSQPGGQGGGDTLEQLRQAQQEYARELQEASRMAQGAAGTGQSGGQDRAGRMATPEGQALSRSAPGTEAFKQDFARWDTLRKGIGSALDRYEASLAQRLAEHEAAERVQAPLRDKVPDRYTESVVRYYESLSRRPESR from the coding sequence GTGACTCCCGTCCTCGATCCGGTCCGCCATTCGCTCGACGGCCTGTCGCGCGCCTGGTGGCGCGTGCGCTGGACGCGCGTCATGGCACGTACGGTGGGGCTGGTTGCCGGTCTGCTGCTCGCGTGGGCGCTCGTGGATCGCTGGCGGCCGCTCGGCCGGTGGCCGCTCCTGGTATCGGGGGCGGCTGTCGCGCTCACCGTCGGCGCGGCGACGTGGTGGCTGGGCAGGCGAGCCGCGGCGCATCCGTCGATCGAGCGCATGGCGCGCCTTGTCGAAGAGCAGTGTCCCGAACTCGACGCCACGCTGCGAAGCGCGCTGGACCCGGCCGTCGAGCGCAGTCCGCTCGGCACCATCGTGCAGGCTGATGCGGCAGAGGCCCTCGCGCGTCTCGACGACTCGCGCATCGTCGATCCCGACGACAGGCGTCAGGCATGGCTCTGGGCCGGTGTCGCGCTGGCGGCCGTGCTCGTGGCCGGAGGACTCGCGACGCCCACCGCCGTCCGCGCCGCACGCACGGCGCGCTTCGTTGTCGCGCCGCCGGCACTCACGTTGCGCGTGACGCCTGGCGACAAGCGCGTGGTGAAGGGAACGCCGCTGGCGATCACCGCCGCCATCGAAGGTGCGCCCGCAGGGATCGACGTTGCCGTGCCGCGACTCGTCGTGGAAGACGCCGAAGCCAACGGTGCGGGCGCGTTCGTGCGGCAGGCCGATGGTACGTATGCCGTGCAACTGCCGTCCGTCGACCGCAGCTTCTCGTATCGCGTGACGTCGGGGGGCTTGCGGTCGTCGACGTATCGTGTCGATGCGCTGGACAGGCCGGCGATCGAAGGCATCGATCTCGCGTACGTCTATCCGTCGTTCTCGGGTCTGAAGCCGCGCGTCGAGACCGACACCGGCGACGTCTACGCACCGGCGGGCAGCACCGTCACGGTGACGGTGCGCGCGTCGAAACCGCTCGCGTCCGCCGAGCTGCGCGCGACCGATGAGGAGGGCGCGCGCGTGCTGCCGCTGACCGTCGACGCACGTCAGGGCCAGGTGTCGTTCACCGTCGCGCGCGACGGCGCGTATCGTGTCGCGCTGACAGACACCGACGATGTGCGCAACGGCGAAGACACGGAGTACTTCGTGCGCGTCATGGACGACCGCCCGCCGGACGTGCGCATCATCAGACCCGCGGGCGATCGCGGCGCGACGCGCCTCGAGGAAGTGACGCTCGAAGCGCGGGCGGAAGACGACTACGGCGTGCAGTCGCTCGATCTCGTCTACGCCGTGCGCGGCGGCGTCGAGAAGGTGGTGCGTCTCGGTGGCAACGGTGAATCGACGGCCGTGAGCGGGCGACACACGATCTATCTCGAGGATCTCGACGTGGAGCCCGGCGACTTCGTCAGCTACTACGCGCGCGCGAGAGACGTCGGGCGAGGCAAGCGATCGACGGAGGCGCGCAGCGACATCTTCTTCCTCGAGATCAAGCCGACGGCGCAGGAGTTCACCGCGGCGCAGAGCAGTGCGATGGCCGGCGGTGGTGGCGCCGGCGGGATGGACGATCTCGTCGCCGCGCAGAAGGACGTCGTCGCGGCGACGTGGAAGCTCGAACGTCGTTCGTCGGGCGGGCGCTCCGCGGCGGACATCAGGGCGGTGGCGCGCGCACAGGCCGAGGTACGCGACAGGGTCGTGCAGCAGGCGGCGGCAACGGGTATCCCCACACCGCAATCGCCTCGTCGTCGTCGCGGCATCGAGCCGGAGGCGGCAGACGCGGCGCCGGTGCCCCTGCAGGCCGCGAGCGCGGCGATGACGCGCGCGGTGACGCAGCTCGAGAAGCTCGATACGCGCAGTGCGATCGCGCACGAGATGGACGCGCTCAACGAATTGCTGAAGGCGGAAGCGGAGATCCGGCGGCGGCAGCTTGCGCGCCAGCAGGGAGGCCAGGGTGGCGGCGGAGGCCGCTCCGGGAACGACGACCTCTCGGCGTTGTTCGATCAGGAACTGATGCGGCAGCAGTCCAACTACGCGCAGCAGAGCAGCGTGGAGTCGCGGCAGGAGGCGACCAGGGGCGAGTCGGCGCTCGACAAGATTCGCGACCTGGCGCGGCGGCAGGACGACCTGGCGCGTGAACAGCAGCGGCTTGCGCGCGAGCGCTCGCAGCTGACGGCGGAGGAAGCCAGACGCCGCCTCGAGCGACTGACGCGTGAGCAGCAGCGGCTGCAGCAGGAGGCGCAGCAGCTCGCACAGCAGTTGCAGAACGGCCAGCAGGCGTCGCAGCAATCGTCATCGCCTTCGTCCGAAGACGGGCAGCAGCAGTCGGGGCAGCAATCAGGTCAGCAGTCCGCGCAGCAGGCGGGTTCGTCGCAGGGCCAGCAGGCGTCGCGCGGTGGGCAGCCGGGCGGAGCGTCCGCGGCATCGCGGGATCGCATGCGTGAGGCGGCCGAGCAGATGCGCGAGGCCGCGTCGCAGTTGCAGCAGGAGTCTCCCGAGGAAGCCGCCGCGCGTGGATCGCGATCCGCGCAGGCGTTGCGGGACGCGGAGCGTGCGCTGCAGGCCGGCACGCCGGGCGAGCGTCAGCGCGCCGCGGGCGATGTGCAGCTCGAAGCGCGCGAGCTTGCCGAGGCGCAGCGGCAGCTGGCGACGCAGGCAGGCTCTCTCGGAGAGGGACAGAGCGGCGCGGCGACCAACGAGCGTCGCCGGCAGCTGGCGGGCGAACAGGGACGGCTTGCCGATCGCGTGGCGTCGCTCGAACGCCAGGTGCGTGAACTGGCACGTGGCGCGGATCCGGTTCGCGATCCGCTCGGCCAGGCCGCACGCGAGTTGCAGCGCGGCAGGACCGCCGAACAGACGCAGGATGCCGCGCGTCAGTTGCGCGAAGGCGGCACACCGCGCGGGACCGACATCGCGCGGCAGCAGCGCGATGCGGCGCGCGTGCTCGACCGTGTGTCGTCGCTGGCCGGGCAGGCGAGCGGACGCGCGTCAGACCAGACACGCGCGCTGTCGGAGCGTCTGGCCGACACACGCGATCTGCGCGATCGCCTGCGCGCGCTGGAGGAACGCATCGCGTCTCTCGCGGAGCAGGCTGAGCGTGAAGCCGGCGGCGGTGATGGCCGGGCTCGGAGCGCGGGCCCTGCCGGTGACGCATCGAAGGCCGACATATCGAAGGCCGGTGGTCGAAGCCCGACGCCGGGCGGCGACGACGGTTCGCCGACCGACGGCGATGGCCGGGCTCGGAGAGCCGGCCCTGCCGGTGAAGGCTCGCAGCCCGGCGGTCAGGGCGGTGGCGACACGCTGGAGCAGTTGAGGCAGGCGCAGCAGGAGTACGCGCGCGAACTGCAGGAGGCGTCGCGGATGGCGCAGGGCGCTGCAGGGACCGGGCAGAGTGGCGGTCAGGACCGCGCTGGGCGCATGGCGACGCCCGAAGGGCAGGCGCTCAGTCGGTCGGCGCCGGGCACCGAGGCCTTCAAGCAGGACTTCGCGCGATGGGACACGCTGCGCAAAGGGATCGGCAGCGCGCTGGACCGCTACGAAGCGTCGCTCGCACAGCGACTTGCCGAGCACGAGGCCGCCGAGCGCGTGCAGGCACCCCTGCGTGACAAGGTGCCCGACCGCTACACCGAGTCCGTCGTGCGGTACTACGAGTCGTTGAGCCGCCGGCCGGAGTCTCGCTGA
- a CDS encoding DUF4159 domain-containing protein, whose amino-acid sequence MKRTFGRVVPWSGVVALIVLASGMLPRVWAQIGNDADPRFAGLRWQFTRIRYDAHNAQSFRARYWSDSWAIDGPAAEQNLSRRVKSVTAIDVGEPTVLRIEDPELMNHPWIYFVEPGTLRLKETEVPILREFLLRGGTAVMDDFHGDAEMANVVAELKRVFPERDLITLPASHPVFSCFYQIDGYPQIPGLGSFMQGRTWEKGGITPELRAVEDDNGRAMVLLNWNTDMGDGWEWSNAEQYPGYIQHTAQAYRMMINEIIYTLTH is encoded by the coding sequence ATGAAACGCACGTTCGGGCGTGTCGTGCCGTGGAGCGGCGTTGTTGCGCTCATCGTGCTGGCGTCTGGCATGTTGCCGCGTGTGTGGGCGCAGATTGGCAACGATGCGGACCCGCGATTCGCCGGGCTGCGCTGGCAGTTCACGCGCATCAGGTACGACGCGCACAACGCCCAGTCGTTCCGCGCGCGCTACTGGAGCGACTCGTGGGCCATCGACGGCCCCGCCGCCGAGCAGAACCTCTCGCGCCGCGTGAAGTCGGTGACGGCGATCGACGTGGGCGAGCCGACGGTGCTGCGCATCGAAGATCCGGAGTTGATGAACCACCCGTGGATCTACTTTGTCGAGCCCGGCACGCTGCGGCTCAAGGAGACCGAAGTCCCCATCCTGCGCGAGTTCCTGCTGCGCGGCGGGACGGCGGTGATGGACGACTTCCACGGCGACGCCGAGATGGCCAACGTCGTCGCCGAGCTGAAACGCGTGTTCCCTGAACGCGATCTGATCACGTTGCCCGCGTCGCACCCCGTGTTCTCGTGTTTCTACCAGATCGACGGATACCCGCAGATCCCAGGCCTCGGGTCGTTCATGCAGGGACGCACGTGGGAGAAGGGCGGCATCACGCCCGAACTCCGGGCCGTCGAGGACGACAATGGCCGCGCGATGGTGCTCCTCAACTGGAACACCGACATGGGCGACGGCTGGGAATGGTCCAACGCGGAGCAGTACCCCGGGTACATACAACACACGGCCCAGGCGTACCGGATGATGATCAACGAGATCATCTACACGTTGACGCATTGA
- a CDS encoding tetratricopeptide repeat protein yields the protein MSGIRLPVGRARRTGRARVHIMPGQAQMTRPGATGARSLRGMWPLGRIGLTLVGVCLLDGGTSAQSPVFTVPRIIPQTSVVQPTAPPEPPVEVVPAWQAPLVAGRFDEALSLAADEPWARAYVTGRAAERRGAYDEAERAYREAVGAQPQGEAALALADLLTYLGRRDEAMPLWQGLLRAAQQQRTGAAVSRAARAARALDQVRLANSYFQTAANLSPDDPVIHTRWADLFLEKFNEAEARSSYEAALAADPRYVPALLGLARSLADSNPSAAEAAARKILEIDQDHPEAWTLLASEAMDASKRDEAQVALAKVLAVNPRHVEALALSAALAQIEDRSADVATFSARALAVNSRNGDVARVIGERVARRYRFDEAVRFLREAVTLDPLNSRAQASLGLHLLRTGEEADARRALDAAFARDPFDAVTYNLLSLLDALDTFATIEGRNMIVRLDEQDSAVLRPYLVPLAEQALADLSARYAFTPKGPILIEVFPKHDDFAVRTMGLPGMVGALGACFGRVVTMDSPRARPSGTFNWAATLWHELAHVITLQMSGNRLPRWLSEGISVFEETRANAGWGRESELLIARAHATKGLLPLADLNSGFAKVETISLAYQQAATLVAYLVETYGDAALQALVRSYAEGIDDAEALKRAYGLTWTALQPAFDTYVQEKYGGVAPALAAIEATPPGRTARAEDWRAFADEHAGNFGVQMAAATPLLRLGDMDGARRVLERAATLVPFATGDASPWRLLATVAARQNRPDQARRFMEQVLDSDHTAAQTMRQLVAQARAPEDAALRRRAAERLIEIDPFDASAHTALGDLALARGDLPAALRELQAAVDAGPPNPAEALTSLAEATLRSGAPDRAKAHLIKALESTPRHERAQELLLRIIETPSGAERP from the coding sequence ATGTCCGGCATCCGCCTGCCCGTCGGTCGCGCACGCCGAACCGGACGCGCGCGTGTGCATATAATGCCGGGACAGGCGCAGATGACGCGGCCAGGCGCCACGGGCGCACGCTCCCTCCGTGGGATGTGGCCCCTCGGCCGCATCGGACTCACGCTCGTCGGCGTCTGCCTGCTCGATGGCGGCACATCGGCACAGTCGCCCGTCTTCACCGTCCCACGCATCATTCCGCAGACGAGCGTCGTGCAGCCCACGGCTCCGCCGGAGCCGCCCGTCGAGGTCGTGCCGGCGTGGCAGGCGCCGCTCGTGGCGGGCCGGTTCGACGAGGCGTTGTCGCTTGCCGCCGACGAGCCATGGGCACGAGCGTACGTGACCGGGCGTGCGGCCGAACGTCGCGGTGCGTATGACGAGGCCGAGCGCGCCTATCGCGAAGCCGTTGGGGCACAGCCGCAGGGCGAAGCCGCGCTGGCGTTGGCCGACTTGCTCACGTATCTCGGGCGCCGCGACGAGGCCATGCCGTTGTGGCAGGGGTTGTTGCGTGCCGCGCAGCAGCAGCGGACCGGCGCGGCCGTCAGTCGGGCCGCGCGTGCCGCGCGCGCGCTGGATCAGGTGCGGCTCGCGAATTCCTACTTCCAGACGGCGGCGAATCTCTCGCCCGACGATCCGGTCATCCACACGCGCTGGGCGGATCTGTTCCTCGAGAAGTTCAACGAGGCGGAAGCGCGATCGTCGTACGAGGCGGCGCTCGCCGCCGATCCGCGATACGTGCCGGCGCTGCTCGGCCTGGCGCGCTCGCTGGCCGACAGCAACCCGTCGGCGGCCGAAGCCGCGGCACGCAAGATCCTGGAGATCGATCAGGACCATCCCGAGGCCTGGACGCTGCTGGCGTCTGAGGCGATGGACGCCTCGAAGCGCGACGAGGCGCAGGTCGCGCTCGCGAAAGTACTCGCGGTCAACCCGCGGCACGTCGAGGCGCTCGCGTTGTCGGCCGCGCTGGCGCAGATCGAAGACAGGAGCGCGGACGTCGCCACGTTCTCGGCGCGCGCGCTGGCCGTCAACTCCCGTAACGGCGACGTCGCCCGCGTCATCGGTGAGCGCGTGGCGCGGAGGTATCGCTTCGACGAGGCCGTGCGCTTCCTGCGCGAGGCCGTCACGCTCGATCCGCTGAACAGCCGCGCGCAGGCGTCGCTCGGACTGCACCTGCTGCGCACCGGCGAGGAGGCCGACGCGCGCAGGGCACTCGACGCGGCGTTCGCGCGCGACCCGTTCGATGCCGTCACGTACAACCTGCTCAGCCTTCTCGATGCGCTCGACACGTTCGCGACAATCGAGGGGCGGAACATGATCGTCCGCCTGGACGAGCAGGACTCTGCCGTCCTGCGGCCGTATCTCGTGCCACTGGCCGAGCAGGCGCTCGCCGATCTCTCGGCGCGGTACGCGTTCACGCCGAAGGGGCCCATCCTCATCGAGGTCTTTCCCAAACACGACGACTTCGCGGTGCGCACGATGGGGCTGCCGGGGATGGTCGGCGCGCTCGGCGCGTGCTTCGGTCGCGTCGTGACGATGGATTCACCACGCGCGCGTCCGTCCGGCACGTTCAACTGGGCGGCGACGCTGTGGCACGAGTTGGCGCACGTGATCACGCTGCAGATGTCTGGCAACAGGCTGCCGCGCTGGCTCAGCGAAGGGATCTCCGTCTTCGAGGAGACGCGTGCGAACGCCGGATGGGGTCGCGAGTCGGAACTTCTCATCGCACGCGCACACGCCACCAAGGGGTTGCTGCCGCTGGCCGACCTGAACAGCGGCTTTGCCAAGGTCGAGACCATCAGCCTCGCCTACCAGCAGGCCGCCACACTGGTGGCCTATCTCGTGGAGACGTACGGCGACGCGGCGCTGCAGGCGCTCGTCAGGAGCTACGCCGAAGGGATAGACGACGCGGAGGCGCTGAAGCGGGCGTACGGACTGACGTGGACTGCGCTCCAGCCGGCGTTCGACACATACGTGCAGGAGAAGTACGGCGGCGTGGCGCCGGCACTTGCCGCAATCGAGGCGACACCGCCAGGTCGTACCGCGCGTGCGGAGGACTGGCGCGCGTTCGCAGACGAGCACGCCGGCAATTTCGGGGTGCAGATGGCGGCCGCCACGCCGTTGCTGCGTCTCGGTGACATGGACGGTGCGCGGCGGGTACTCGAGCGCGCGGCCACGCTCGTGCCGTTCGCCACGGGTGATGCCAGTCCCTGGCGTCTGCTCGCGACGGTGGCTGCAAGACAGAATCGTCCCGACCAGGCCCGCCGCTTCATGGAGCAGGTGCTCGATAGCGATCACACGGCCGCGCAGACGATGCGACAGCTCGTGGCGCAGGCGCGCGCGCCGGAAGACGCGGCGCTGCGGCGGCGTGCCGCGGAGCGCCTCATCGAGATCGATCCGTTCGACGCGTCTGCGCATACGGCACTCGGCGACCTCGCGCTCGCACGCGGCGACCTCCCTGCCGCGCTGCGCGAGCTCCAGGCGGCCGTGGATGCCGGTCCGCCGAATCCCGCCGAGGCGCTCACGTCACTGGCCGAAGCCACCCTCCGCAGCGGAGCGCCGGATCGCGCCAAGGCGCACCTGATCAAGGCGCTGGAGAGTACGCCGCGTCACGAACGTGCCCAGGAACTGCTGCTGCGCATCATCGAGACGCCGTCGGGGGCGGAGCGCCCATGA
- a CDS encoding DUF58 domain-containing protein — protein sequence MAATVPGPSRFLSPEVVAGLGTLELKARTIVEGLLLGLHRSPFRGSSVEFAEYRQYIPGDDPATVDWKVFARSDRHYVKKFEHDTNVEVQLLLDVSASMAYRSGTGMTKLAYAQCLSAALAYLLTGQRDAVGLGLYDDRLRDYVPSAVKAGQLTRLLIALDHASPGAASDTAAAVQQIGQRLRRRGLVVVCSDLLDDQARVLESLRLLRARGMEVVVFHVLDDAELDFPFEGAGMFRDVETGEQVLTHGASTRQAYLDAVSAWRETYIVELRAAGVDYQLARTSAPLDVTLLGWLGARGRTL from the coding sequence GTGGCCGCGACCGTGCCAGGCCCGTCGCGCTTCCTGTCGCCGGAGGTCGTGGCAGGACTGGGCACGCTCGAGTTGAAGGCACGGACCATCGTCGAGGGCCTGCTGCTCGGCCTGCACCGCAGCCCGTTCCGCGGATCGAGCGTGGAGTTCGCCGAGTACCGGCAGTACATCCCCGGCGACGACCCAGCGACCGTCGACTGGAAGGTGTTCGCGCGCAGCGACAGGCATTACGTCAAGAAGTTCGAACACGACACGAACGTCGAGGTCCAGTTGCTGCTGGACGTCAGCGCGTCGATGGCGTACCGCAGCGGCACCGGCATGACCAAGCTGGCGTACGCGCAATGCCTCAGTGCCGCGCTCGCGTACCTGCTCACAGGACAGCGCGACGCGGTCGGCCTGGGGTTGTACGACGATCGACTGCGGGATTACGTCCCGTCGGCCGTGAAAGCCGGGCAGCTCACGCGTCTGCTCATTGCGCTCGATCACGCGTCTCCTGGCGCGGCGTCCGACACGGCAGCCGCCGTCCAACAGATCGGCCAGCGGCTGCGTCGCCGCGGCCTCGTCGTGGTGTGTTCGGATCTGCTCGACGACCAGGCGCGCGTACTCGAGAGCCTGCGACTGCTGCGCGCCCGCGGGATGGAAGTCGTCGTCTTTCACGTGCTGGACGATGCGGAGCTCGACTTTCCGTTCGAGGGCGCGGGGATGTTCCGCGACGTGGAGACAGGTGAGCAGGTACTGACGCATGGCGCGTCGACGCGGCAGGCCTACCTCGACGCCGTGTCGGCCTGGCGTGAGACGTACATCGTGGAGTTGCGCGCGGCGGGCGTGGACTACCAGCTCGCGCGTACCAGCGCGCCGCTCGACGTGACGCTCCTCGGCTGGCTTGGCGCGCGCGGGAGGACGCTGTAA